Genomic segment of Bacteroides intestinalis DSM 17393:
ACGATAGCGTCTATCCAACTCATCACGCTGCGTACAGCCGGGTTCTCTGATTTTTTCCAGAAGCCCCAAGGGATTTTTTTGCTGATGTAAATGTCGAAGATAAAAGGTACGACGATCAATCCCAGCCAGCTTTTCACCCATATCAGGAAAGCGAGGTAAAGTACGGTGACGATTGCGAATTTAACCCATTGGGCGCGAGTTGCTTTTCTCATTTTAGCTTGTTGTTTATGGTCTGTTTATTATTTCAGGAAAGGGAACAAGTCGCTCATTCCCAGATAACCTTCCTTATTGGCAGTAAATTCGGCGGCAAGTACGGCCCCCAGCGCAAAACCTTTGCGGTTCTTGGCATCGTGCGTAAGTATGATGCTGTCTGCTTCCGACTCATAACGGATTACGTGGATACCCGGTACTTCACCTTCGCGGATAGAGCTGACAGGTAGTTCATTGGCGGCACATTCGGCAGAGCCGGAAACACTTCCATCCGGTGCCTGCATGGTTCCTTTCACCCAGCGTTCTTTACGGTCCAGGTTTTCCAGGATCTCTTCGGCAAGCGTGATGGCTGTACCGCTTGGTGCGTCCAGTTTATGGATGTGATGTGTTTCACTCATCGTCACGTCGTAGGCAGGAAACTGGTTCATAATCTTTGCCAGATACTTATTCACGGCAGAGAAGATAGTCACGCCCAAGCTGAAATTGGATGCCCAGAACAGCGTTTTGCCTCCTTGGGTACAAAGTTTTTTGATTTCCTCACCGTGTTTGTCCATCCATCCGGTACTGCCGGAAACCAACTTCACTCCGGCTTCGAAGGTTTTTATATAATTGGAGTAGGCTACCATAGGATTTGTGAATTCTATGGCAACGTCTGCGCTCTTGAAAGCGTCCGAGTTAAAATCCTCCTGGTTGTTTACGTCGATGATGCTGACAATCTCGTGTCCGCGACTGAGGGCAATCTTTTCGATTTCCTTACCCATTTTACCGTAACCGATTAATGCTATTTTCATTTTTTCTTCTGATTAAATTCACTTTATCAACGTTCTATAGGTCGCAAAGATAATCTTTTTCTTACATTTGTTGCGTACATTAACTTCTTGTTAACAATGGAACTACTATTGCATTATGTGTGGAAGCATAAAATCTTTCCGTTAAAGATGCTCCAGACTACTACCGGCGAACCGGTTGAAGTGATAAATGCCGGACTACCGAACACAAACGCAGGCCCCGACTTCTTCAATGCCAAACTAAAAATCGGCGGTACCCTTTGGGTGGGAAACATCGAAGTGCATACATTGGCATCCGACTGGATGAGGCATGGTCACGATAAAGATGCGGCCTATGACAATGTCATTCTGCACGTAGCGGAAACAGTGGATTGTGAGGTGTTTCGCGCAAATGGAGTACCGGTGCCACAACTGCAACTACCCTGTCCTGACCCCGTCCGTCAGCGTTATGATGAACTGAGCCATGCGGAAATCTATCCTCCTTGTTATTCTATATTGTCTTCTCTTCCGAAACTGACAGTCCATTCCTGGCTTTCCGCTTTGCAGGTGGAACGTTTCGAGCAGAAAGCGCGTGTGATTGCCACCCGGTTGGAGCGATGCAATAATCATTGGGAAGATGTGTTCTTTATCACTTTAGCTCGTAACTTTGGTTTCGGTCTGAATGGAGATGCTTTTGAAGCATGGGCCAGCCGTCTGCCTTTTCGTGCGATAGATAAGCACCGGGATGATCTTTTCCAGGTAGAAGCCTTCTTTTTTGGACAAGCCGGATTGCTGGATGAGGAACTACCGGATGCGGACGGGTATTATCTGAAGTTGCAGAAGGAATTTCGCTACTTGCAGCATAAGTTTGAACTATCAGTTCCGATGACCGCCACTCAATGGCGTTTTCTCCGTTTGCGTCCCGGCAATTTTCCCCATGTCCGCCTGGCGCAGTTGGCAAATCTATATTATAAAGAACGGTCTTTATTCTCACGTATTATGGAAGCGGATACGCTGGAGGCTGTCCGGAAACTACTGACTGTCACTACCTCTCCGTATTGGGAAGAGCATTTCAATTTCCGGAAAGTATCTTCCTCCCGTGAAAAGCAAGTGGGGAAGAATGCTCAGAACCTGATTATTATCAATACTGTTATTCCTTTCTTGTACGCCTATGGTCTGCATAAAGCCGATGAGCTGCTTTGCGAACGGGCTACGGGGTTTCTTGAAAGTCTGAAAGCGGAAGATAATCATATCATCCGCCACTGGAGTGGGGCAGGGCTACCTGTATCTACTGCTGCTGATTCGCAGGCTTTGTTGCAGCTTCAGAAAGAGTATTGCGATAAGAAAGACTGTTTGCGCTGCCGCTTTGGGTTTGAGTATCTGAGACAGAAATAAGAGGGTTCTGTTC
This window contains:
- the dapB gene encoding 4-hydroxy-tetrahydrodipicolinate reductase, yielding MKIALIGYGKMGKEIEKIALSRGHEIVSIIDVNNQEDFNSDAFKSADVAIEFTNPMVAYSNYIKTFEAGVKLVSGSTGWMDKHGEEIKKLCTQGGKTLFWASNFSLGVTIFSAVNKYLAKIMNQFPAYDVTMSETHHIHKLDAPSGTAITLAEEILENLDRKERWVKGTMQAPDGSVSGSAECAANELPVSSIREGEVPGIHVIRYESEADSIILTHDAKNRKGFALGAVLAAEFTANKEGYLGMSDLFPFLK
- a CDS encoding DUF2851 family protein, producing MELLLHYVWKHKIFPLKMLQTTTGEPVEVINAGLPNTNAGPDFFNAKLKIGGTLWVGNIEVHTLASDWMRHGHDKDAAYDNVILHVAETVDCEVFRANGVPVPQLQLPCPDPVRQRYDELSHAEIYPPCYSILSSLPKLTVHSWLSALQVERFEQKARVIATRLERCNNHWEDVFFITLARNFGFGLNGDAFEAWASRLPFRAIDKHRDDLFQVEAFFFGQAGLLDEELPDADGYYLKLQKEFRYLQHKFELSVPMTATQWRFLRLRPGNFPHVRLAQLANLYYKERSLFSRIMEADTLEAVRKLLTVTTSPYWEEHFNFRKVSSSREKQVGKNAQNLIIINTVIPFLYAYGLHKADELLCERATGFLESLKAEDNHIIRHWSGAGLPVSTAADSQALLQLQKEYCDKKDCLRCRFGFEYLRQK